A window of the Pseudomonas gozinkensis genome harbors these coding sequences:
- a CDS encoding DoxX family protein, protein MNAVERNDQAQDLGLLFLRVTGGLFLLFVHGLPKLLDFTAQLQLIEDPFHLGAHLTLILAIFAEVLCPLLIVAGVLARLACLPILFVLLVALLVVHPQWSVAEGQFGWLLLILFTTVLIAGPGRLALNVRLPGVLRYA, encoded by the coding sequence ATGAACGCTGTAGAACGCAATGACCAGGCGCAAGACCTCGGCCTGCTGTTCCTGCGGGTGACCGGTGGGTTGTTTCTGCTGTTCGTCCACGGCTTGCCCAAGCTGCTGGACTTTACCGCGCAGCTGCAACTGATCGAAGACCCGTTCCATCTCGGGGCCCACCTCACGCTGATTCTGGCGATCTTCGCCGAAGTCCTCTGTCCGCTGCTGATCGTCGCCGGGGTGCTGGCGCGTCTGGCGTGCTTGCCTATTCTCTTTGTGCTGCTGGTGGCGTTGCTGGTCGTGCATCCGCAATGGAGTGTGGCCGAAGGGCAGTTCGGCTGGTTGCTCCTGATCCTGTTTACCACTGTTCTGATCGCCGGGCCGGGACGGCTGGCGCTCAATGTTCGTTTGCCCGGAGTGCTCCGTTATGCCTGA
- a CDS encoding amidohydrolase → MNADLILFNGQFHTVDREKPLASAVAIKDGRFVAVGNDAEAMALKGAGTQVVDLKGRCVIPGLNDSHLHLIRGGLNYNLELRWEGVPSLADALRMLKDQADRTPTPQWVRVVGGWNEFQFAEKRMPTLEEINQAAPDTPVFILHLYDRALLNRAALRVAGYTRDTPNPPGGEIVRDANGNPTGMLVARPNAMILYSTLAKGPKLPLEYQVNSTRQFMRELNRLGLTSAIDAGGGFQNYPDDYQVIEQLAKDDQLTVRIAYNLFTQKPKEELTDFQNWTGSVKLHQGDDFLRHNGAGEMLVFSAADFEDFLEPRPDLPQTMEQELEPVVRHLVEQRWPFRLHATYNESISRMLDVFEKVNRDIPFNGLPWFFDHAETITPQNIERVRALGGGIAIQDRMAFQGEYFVDRYGKQAAEATPPIKRMLAEGVPVGAGTDATRVSSYNPWTSLYWMVSGRTVGGLALYEEGLPRSTALELFTHGSAWFSSEQGKKGQIKVGQLADLAALSADFFSVEEEAIKWIESVMTVVGGKIVYAAGDFEDLGPRSLPVLPDWSPVVKVPGHWRPNSPLQAQVHQCSGPCAVHTHSHEKARMSNAPVSDFAGFWGAFGCSCFAF, encoded by the coding sequence ATGAACGCCGATCTGATTCTGTTCAATGGCCAATTTCATACGGTAGACCGCGAAAAACCGCTCGCCAGCGCCGTGGCAATCAAGGACGGTCGTTTCGTCGCCGTCGGTAACGATGCCGAAGCAATGGCCCTCAAAGGCGCCGGTACTCAGGTGGTCGACCTCAAGGGCCGCTGCGTGATTCCCGGCCTCAACGACTCGCACTTGCACCTGATCCGTGGCGGCTTGAACTACAACCTCGAACTGCGCTGGGAAGGCGTGCCGTCGCTGGCCGATGCGCTGCGCATGCTCAAGGATCAGGCCGACCGCACGCCGACTCCGCAGTGGGTACGCGTGGTCGGCGGCTGGAACGAATTCCAGTTCGCCGAAAAACGCATGCCGACCCTCGAAGAAATCAACCAGGCAGCGCCGGACACCCCGGTGTTCATCCTGCACCTGTATGACCGCGCGCTGCTCAACCGCGCTGCGTTGCGCGTTGCCGGCTACACCCGCGACACGCCAAACCCGCCGGGTGGCGAGATCGTGCGCGATGCCAACGGCAATCCGACCGGCATGCTGGTGGCGCGGCCGAACGCGATGATTCTGTATTCGACGCTGGCCAAGGGGCCGAAGCTGCCGCTGGAATATCAGGTCAACTCGACCCGCCAGTTCATGCGCGAACTCAATCGCCTCGGCCTGACCAGCGCCATCGATGCCGGCGGTGGTTTCCAGAACTACCCGGACGATTATCAGGTGATCGAACAACTGGCCAAAGACGACCAGTTGACCGTGCGCATCGCCTACAACCTGTTCACTCAGAAGCCGAAAGAAGAACTGACCGATTTCCAGAACTGGACCGGCAGCGTCAAGTTGCATCAGGGCGATGACTTCCTGCGCCACAACGGCGCTGGCGAAATGCTGGTGTTCTCGGCAGCGGACTTCGAAGACTTCCTTGAGCCGCGCCCGGATCTGCCGCAGACCATGGAACAGGAACTGGAGCCGGTGGTGCGCCACCTGGTCGAGCAGCGCTGGCCATTCCGTCTGCACGCCACCTACAACGAATCCATCAGCCGCATGCTGGACGTGTTCGAGAAGGTCAACCGCGACATTCCGTTCAATGGCTTGCCGTGGTTCTTCGACCACGCAGAAACCATCACCCCGCAGAACATCGAGCGGGTGAGGGCGCTGGGCGGCGGCATCGCGATTCAGGATCGCATGGCGTTCCAGGGTGAATACTTCGTCGACCGCTACGGCAAGCAAGCCGCCGAAGCCACGCCGCCGATCAAACGCATGCTCGCCGAAGGCGTACCGGTCGGCGCCGGCACCGATGCCACCCGCGTGTCCAGCTACAACCCGTGGACCTCGCTGTACTGGATGGTCAGCGGTCGCACCGTTGGCGGTCTGGCGCTGTACGAAGAAGGTTTGCCACGCAGCACCGCGCTGGAACTGTTTACCCACGGCAGCGCGTGGTTCTCGTCCGAGCAGGGCAAGAAGGGCCAGATCAAGGTCGGGCAACTGGCGGATCTGGCGGCACTGAGCGCGGACTTCTTCAGCGTCGAGGAAGAAGCGATCAAGTGGATCGAGTCGGTGATGACTGTGGTCGGCGGCAAGATCGTGTACGCCGCTGGCGACTTCGAAGACCTCGGCCCGCGTTCGCTGCCGGTGCTGCCGGACTGGTCGCCGGTGGTCAAGGTTCCGGGCCACTGGCGCCCGAATTCGCCTTTGCAGGCCCAGGTGCACCAATGCAGCGGCCCGTGCGCGGTGCATACCCATAGCCATGAAAAAGCGCGGATGTCGAATGCGCCGGTCAGCGACTTTGCCGGTTTCTGGGGCGCGTTCGGTTGCTCCTGCTTCGCTTTCTGA
- the ycaC gene encoding isochorismate family cysteine hydrolase YcaC — protein MSNVPYKRLNKDDAVVLLVDHQTGLISLVQDFSPNEFKNNVLALGDIAKFFKLPTILTTSFDAGPNGPIVPELREQFPDAPFIQRPGQINAWDNEDFVKAIKATGRKQLIIAGVVTDVCVAFPTLSALAEGFEVFVVTDSSGTFNETVQQAAWARMSAAGAQLLNWFSVACELQGDWRNDMEGLANLLSNRLPNYRNLINSYTKFTAAQ, from the coding sequence ATGAGCAACGTTCCTTACAAGCGCTTGAACAAAGACGACGCTGTGGTACTGCTGGTCGACCACCAGACCGGTCTGATCTCGCTGGTGCAGGATTTCTCGCCGAACGAGTTCAAGAACAACGTGCTGGCCCTGGGTGACATCGCCAAGTTCTTCAAACTGCCGACCATTCTCACCACCAGTTTCGACGCAGGCCCTAACGGCCCGATCGTGCCTGAACTGCGCGAGCAATTCCCGGACGCGCCGTTCATTCAGCGTCCAGGCCAGATCAACGCCTGGGACAACGAAGACTTCGTCAAGGCCATCAAGGCCACTGGCCGCAAGCAGCTGATCATCGCCGGTGTGGTGACTGACGTATGCGTGGCGTTCCCGACCCTGTCGGCACTGGCTGAAGGTTTTGAAGTGTTTGTGGTGACCGACTCGTCCGGCACCTTCAACGAAACCGTGCAACAAGCGGCGTGGGCACGGATGTCGGCGGCCGGTGCGCAGCTGTTGAACTGGTTCTCGGTGGCTTGCGAGCTGCAGGGCGACTGGCGCAACGACATGGAAGGGTTGGCGAATCTGCTGTCGAATCGTCTGCCTAACTATCGCAACCTGATCAACAGCTATACCAAGTTCACTGCTGCCCAGTAA
- a CDS encoding helix-turn-helix domain-containing protein: MAHLQQTVARAPASEPGKTNTGGLSPQRERLVKQLILERLGDSLEVTELASACSLSRSHFSRAFKCSTGYSPQDWIRTQRIARAKLLIQHTNHSLTQISLECGFCDQAHFCHIFTRSEGINPFAWRCQVMKNR, translated from the coding sequence ATGGCTCACTTACAGCAAACCGTCGCCCGCGCCCCTGCCAGCGAACCCGGCAAGACCAACACCGGCGGGCTGAGCCCGCAACGGGAACGGCTGGTGAAACAGCTGATCCTCGAACGGCTTGGCGACAGCCTTGAAGTGACGGAACTGGCCAGCGCCTGCTCGCTCTCACGCAGTCACTTTTCCCGGGCGTTCAAGTGCAGCACCGGGTACTCGCCGCAAGACTGGATCCGCACCCAGCGCATTGCGCGGGCCAAGCTGTTGATCCAGCACACCAACCACAGCCTCACGCAGATCAGCCTGGAATGCGGATTCTGCGATCAGGCGCACTTCTGCCACATCTTCACCCGCAGCGAAGGGATCAATCCGTTTGCGTGGCGCTGTCAGGTCATGAAAAACCGCTGA
- a CDS encoding mechanosensitive ion channel family protein, whose translation MSLFSAHMLSWSALLLVLDALLWHLAPFKHRAQRVAVRLVLFLAFNALAINAGVSPLQAPLFADDPVAQLGATALGILWWLYAARVLTEVIGLILMRRIGHSGRLLQDVIGALVFLAAIVAAAGYVLDLPVKGLLATSGVVAIVIGLALQSTLADVFSGIVLNTTKPYQVDDLVVIDGVEGKVLDINWRATHLLTSSGTLAVVPNSVAAKAKIVNLSRPNNLHGVSISIKVPNHIRPRRVLDALDRTLQGSSSLLLSPAPKAVLKEAGEEMSEYVASGFIAELGKKSDVRNQLFDLAHRHLEAAGISRHPDGVIEPSTRARALLDEVKIFRSLSHEERDRLAESMVAQQYSAGQVVLDLNEVPDSLFVIATGVVSASVPDGNGFTEAGRMGPSEVMGEQSILADTPSQATFTALSSSIIYRLDKNLTRQCMEQRSEVGRALNKLQAVRQQNSRLALMAKPVPVRKGGFLGWLQKR comes from the coding sequence ATGAGTCTTTTTTCCGCCCACATGCTGTCCTGGAGCGCCCTGCTGCTGGTGCTCGACGCCCTGCTCTGGCATCTCGCGCCGTTCAAACATCGCGCGCAACGGGTCGCTGTGCGACTGGTGCTGTTTCTGGCCTTCAACGCACTGGCCATCAACGCCGGTGTCAGCCCGTTGCAGGCGCCGTTGTTTGCCGATGACCCGGTGGCGCAACTCGGGGCCACGGCGCTGGGGATTCTCTGGTGGCTGTACGCCGCGCGGGTGCTGACCGAAGTGATCGGCCTGATCCTGATGCGCCGCATCGGTCACAGCGGCCGGCTGTTGCAGGACGTGATCGGGGCGCTGGTGTTTCTGGCCGCCATCGTCGCAGCCGCCGGTTACGTGCTGGATCTGCCGGTCAAAGGCCTGCTCGCGACCTCCGGCGTGGTGGCGATCGTCATCGGTCTGGCGCTGCAAAGTACCTTGGCCGACGTGTTTTCCGGCATCGTGCTCAACACCACCAAACCGTATCAGGTGGATGATCTGGTGGTCATCGACGGCGTCGAAGGCAAGGTGCTCGACATCAACTGGCGCGCCACGCACCTGCTGACCAGCAGCGGCACCCTGGCCGTGGTGCCGAACTCGGTGGCGGCCAAGGCCAAGATCGTCAACCTCAGCCGCCCGAACAACCTGCATGGCGTGTCGATCAGCATCAAGGTGCCGAACCACATCCGCCCGCGCCGGGTACTCGACGCCCTCGACCGCACGCTGCAAGGCAGCAGCAGTCTGTTGCTGTCGCCTGCGCCGAAAGCGGTGCTGAAAGAGGCCGGCGAAGAAATGTCGGAATACGTGGCCAGCGGTTTCATCGCCGAGCTGGGCAAGAAAAGCGACGTGCGCAATCAACTGTTCGACCTCGCCCACCGCCATCTCGAAGCCGCCGGCATTTCGCGGCACCCAGACGGCGTGATCGAACCCTCGACCCGCGCTCGCGCGTTGCTCGATGAAGTGAAAATCTTCCGCTCGCTGAGCCATGAAGAACGCGATCGCCTCGCCGAATCGATGGTCGCGCAGCAGTACAGCGCCGGGCAGGTTGTGCTGGATCTGAATGAAGTCCCGGACAGCCTGTTCGTGATCGCCACCGGCGTGGTCAGCGCCAGCGTGCCGGACGGCAATGGTTTCACCGAAGCCGGACGCATGGGGCCGAGTGAGGTCATGGGTGAACAGAGCATCCTCGCGGATACACCTTCGCAGGCGACGTTCACCGCGCTGAGCTCTTCGATCATCTACCGTCTCGACAAGAACCTGACTCGCCAGTGCATGGAGCAGCGCAGTGAAGTGGGTCGGGCGTTGAATAAATTGCAGGCGGTACGGCAGCAGAACAGTCGGCTGGCGTTGATGGCCAAGCCTGTGCCGGTTCGCAAGGGTGGGTTTTTGGGGTGGTTGCAGAAGCGCTGA
- a CDS encoding YncE family protein: MTLASFRSCTSFPGGTPIPYGGSTQSKDIEFIGEGLPGAPYEIFENSNVLARGNFNLSGAFVERLQNLSSGSHLFKLREHGSALPTSDWALRIRTSRPIGSILVGLSPWGLTLNDDGSRGYVPVGGKLQVIDTDNSTLLAPINIPKLISSWGMALTHNGARAFVLNSSDTLVVDLTTSTVIATLPIHGTWIVPARDGSKVFISNYAQHALAVVDSNSFLFSNIPVGQLPRQLATSLDGNRVYVAHSSNAVAVVDARTLVVLKQIHTGFPVYGLAVSPDGNHVYAAGFLTTHSVLVKLDSSTGLTIWTLNTGTETRGLAINHSGTRVYCCYRDQESKVITIDALSSQILATAQLPVGPMSLEISPDDQNAYVPCLDSGIVSVIDLAPGASNAQAQDVSSLAGESVERIPKERFPGGVD; this comes from the coding sequence ATGACTTTGGCATCATTCAGAAGCTGCACCTCGTTTCCCGGCGGGACCCCGATTCCGTATGGTGGAAGCACACAGTCTAAAGACATTGAGTTTATCGGCGAAGGTTTGCCGGGCGCTCCCTATGAGATTTTTGAGAACAGCAATGTTCTGGCTCGCGGAAATTTCAATCTCAGTGGGGCATTCGTCGAACGGTTGCAGAATCTGTCGTCTGGATCTCATTTATTTAAGTTGCGCGAACATGGCAGTGCACTGCCTACGTCAGACTGGGCGTTGCGAATCCGGACCAGCAGGCCGATCGGTTCGATTCTGGTCGGGCTTTCGCCTTGGGGGCTGACACTCAATGACGATGGTTCCCGAGGGTACGTCCCTGTGGGCGGGAAATTGCAAGTAATCGACACCGACAACTCCACGTTGTTGGCGCCGATAAATATTCCGAAATTAATAAGCTCGTGGGGTATGGCGCTTACGCACAATGGAGCGCGTGCTTTTGTACTGAATAGCTCGGATACGCTGGTGGTTGATCTCACTACATCGACCGTCATTGCGACACTTCCGATACACGGTACCTGGATTGTGCCCGCCAGAGATGGCTCCAAGGTATTTATCAGTAATTACGCCCAGCATGCACTTGCTGTGGTCGACAGTAATAGCTTTTTGTTTTCAAACATTCCCGTCGGTCAGCTCCCAAGGCAGCTTGCCACAAGCCTGGATGGCAATCGGGTGTACGTTGCTCATTCTTCCAATGCTGTTGCAGTCGTGGACGCGCGTACGTTGGTTGTCCTCAAGCAGATCCACACTGGTTTTCCCGTCTATGGGTTGGCAGTGAGCCCGGACGGGAATCATGTGTACGCTGCAGGTTTTCTGACCACTCATAGTGTATTGGTGAAGCTTGATTCGTCGACCGGTTTAACGATCTGGACTTTGAATACCGGAACCGAAACGCGAGGGCTTGCAATCAATCATTCTGGCACTCGGGTCTACTGCTGTTACCGGGATCAGGAAAGCAAGGTCATCACAATTGATGCCCTGTCGAGCCAGATCCTCGCTACAGCGCAGCTGCCCGTAGGCCCGATGTCGCTGGAAATCAGTCCTGATGACCAAAATGCCTATGTCCCGTGCCTGGATAGCGGCATCGTATCGGTTATTGATCTGGCGCCAGGCGCGTCCAATGCCCAGGCGCAGGATGTGTCGTCGCTCGCAGGGGAAAGTGTCGAACGAATCCCGAAAGAGCGGTTTCCCGGTGGAGTGGATTGA
- a CDS encoding MBL fold metallo-hydrolase gives MKGLFNGVIGMAFVSVMSSAMAQAPQVGTQAPGYFRLALGDYEVTALFDGYNDLSPKLLQGMSQSQIRALLARRSIETPGVQTAFNAFLVNTGKQLILVDTGAGQCIGATAGQLSANMQAAGYKPEQVDAILLTHLHLDHVCGLVDGQQQPIFTNATVYAARAEADYWLDPQAEAKAPAGAREFFKIAQDSTAPYVAAGRFKTFAAGQSPLPGVVEATLEAGHTPGSTTYRFTSQNQSIVFMGDLVHNLAVQFDHPDVSIRFDVNGQQAIKSRNAVFSAAAASKTWVTAAHLPFPGIGHITAVDKHFQWVPVEYGPYKRAAKVPLIE, from the coding sequence ATGAAAGGTTTGTTCAACGGCGTCATCGGCATGGCGTTTGTCAGTGTGATGTCCAGCGCCATGGCGCAGGCACCGCAGGTCGGCACGCAGGCACCGGGTTATTTCAGACTGGCGCTGGGCGATTACGAGGTGACGGCGCTGTTCGACGGCTACAACGATTTGTCGCCGAAGCTGTTGCAGGGCATGAGCCAGAGTCAGATTCGCGCGCTGCTGGCCCGTCGTTCGATTGAAACGCCGGGTGTACAGACCGCGTTCAATGCGTTCCTGGTCAACACCGGCAAGCAACTGATTCTGGTGGATACCGGCGCGGGTCAGTGCATCGGTGCTACCGCCGGCCAGCTCTCGGCGAACATGCAGGCGGCCGGCTACAAGCCTGAGCAGGTCGACGCGATTCTGTTGACTCACCTGCACCTGGATCACGTCTGTGGACTGGTCGATGGCCAGCAACAGCCAATCTTCACCAATGCCACGGTTTACGCCGCCAGGGCCGAAGCCGACTACTGGCTCGATCCGCAGGCCGAGGCGAAGGCGCCAGCCGGCGCTCGGGAGTTCTTCAAGATCGCCCAGGACTCCACCGCGCCTTACGTGGCGGCCGGACGCTTCAAGACTTTCGCTGCCGGCCAGTCGCCGTTGCCGGGTGTGGTAGAAGCCACGCTGGAAGCCGGGCACACGCCGGGCAGCACCACCTACCGTTTCACCTCGCAGAACCAGAGCATCGTGTTCATGGGAGATCTGGTGCATAACCTTGCGGTGCAGTTCGATCATCCGGACGTGTCGATTCGCTTCGACGTCAACGGTCAGCAAGCCATCAAAAGTCGTAACGCCGTGTTCAGCGCAGCGGCGGCCAGCAAGACCTGGGTCACGGCTGCGCATTTGCCGTTCCCGGGCATCGGTCACATCACCGCGGTCGACAAACACTTTCAGTGGGTGCCGGTCGAATACGGCCCCTACAAGCGCGCGGCCAAAGTGCCGTTGATCGAGTAA
- a CDS encoding Ig-like domain-containing protein, producing MKKMPEKQKSKKKKPKKQNPYFSFFTSFPGGTPYKNPDSTLLRGLDMGADGPPGSPLEITHTHNGILKVLTPPGSVFNPSGRFLLQVLNLFDGSHTFGLRANSSSSPFHEWLLNVGAVEKLTIDSLKGLNSGVEIPSGTSTSEKLFALSGQARANATVDLYDNDILVAGPIAVGALGNWTYNTGPQAQGPHRYTVRGKYDSGPESAPPRTLTILGLAIDPTPMILDGVMVINGYGWSTNEMPGNTATRVPTTGVLPFTYQPADPTIVQVSNLGKVVGIKNGSTTVTVTDATGQSASYPVQVSKVYRLLINNSLLTALEGMAWLMSVGGVNDYNVIAYVGPSLMNPVRDLYENRLYPDPYGSRIYQYLPGQVNVLCWNGSTISGYGILFTGIERARAMTVVPT from the coding sequence ATGAAGAAAATGCCAGAAAAACAAAAGTCCAAAAAGAAAAAGCCAAAAAAACAGAATCCGTATTTCTCTTTTTTCACGTCTTTTCCTGGCGGGACCCCTTACAAAAATCCTGACAGCACTTTACTCAGAGGGCTCGATATGGGCGCTGACGGTCCGCCTGGAAGCCCTCTGGAAATAACCCACACACATAACGGCATTCTTAAAGTTCTGACGCCTCCCGGGAGTGTGTTCAATCCCAGTGGCAGATTCCTGTTACAAGTGCTGAATCTTTTTGATGGGTCGCACACCTTCGGCTTGCGTGCAAACTCCAGTTCGTCGCCTTTCCACGAATGGTTATTGAATGTGGGTGCGGTCGAGAAGTTGACGATCGATTCGCTGAAAGGCTTGAACAGCGGGGTGGAGATCCCTTCGGGCACCAGCACTTCCGAAAAGCTGTTTGCACTCAGTGGACAAGCGAGGGCGAATGCCACCGTTGATTTGTACGACAACGACATTCTTGTCGCAGGACCGATCGCCGTGGGTGCGCTTGGCAACTGGACCTACAACACAGGGCCTCAGGCACAAGGGCCCCACCGTTATACGGTGAGAGGAAAATATGACTCGGGCCCTGAGTCGGCTCCGCCGAGAACGCTGACTATTCTTGGTCTGGCAATCGATCCGACTCCGATGATCCTGGACGGAGTTATGGTGATCAATGGGTATGGTTGGTCGACCAATGAGATGCCAGGAAATACGGCCACACGTGTACCCACCACGGGTGTGCTGCCCTTCACCTACCAACCGGCCGACCCGACGATCGTGCAGGTGAGCAATCTCGGAAAAGTTGTCGGGATCAAAAACGGTAGCACGACTGTTACGGTTACTGACGCCACCGGCCAGAGTGCTTCCTACCCTGTTCAGGTTTCCAAGGTTTACAGATTGCTTATAAACAATTCATTGCTGACTGCTTTGGAGGGAATGGCGTGGTTAATGAGTGTTGGCGGTGTGAACGACTACAACGTGATCGCATATGTCGGACCTAGTTTGATGAATCCCGTGCGCGATCTATATGAAAATCGGTTGTATCCAGATCCGTATGGTTCACGAATCTACCAATACCTTCCGGGTCAAGTGAATGTGCTTTGTTGGAATGGCTCAACTATTTCGGGTTACGGCATCTTGTTTACAGGTATCGAGCGAGCAAGGGCAATGACCGTGGTTCCAACTTGA
- a CDS encoding flavodoxin family protein, with product MSKVVVVYHSGYGHTRVIAQAVARGVERHLGSTCLLLAVEDVDAHWDDLHRADAIIFGAPTYMGSASAAFKQFMEATASFYLARPWRDKLAAGFTNSGSLCGDKLNTLLQMAVFAAQHSMIWVGLDLLPARAREGVFDGQLNRLGSSLGAMSQSCVEQPPEWVPPLEDQQTAAHLGERVARLAQRMA from the coding sequence ATGAGCAAGGTAGTGGTGGTCTATCACAGTGGCTACGGGCACACCCGCGTCATTGCCCAGGCTGTGGCGCGAGGTGTTGAGCGCCACTTGGGCAGCACCTGCCTGCTGCTGGCGGTGGAGGACGTGGACGCCCACTGGGATGACCTGCACCGCGCCGACGCCATCATCTTCGGCGCGCCGACCTACATGGGCAGCGCTTCGGCGGCGTTCAAGCAGTTCATGGAGGCCACGGCTTCGTTCTACCTTGCCCGGCCGTGGCGCGACAAACTCGCGGCGGGCTTCACCAACTCCGGCAGCCTGTGTGGCGACAAACTCAATACCTTGCTGCAAATGGCAGTGTTCGCCGCCCAGCATTCGATGATCTGGGTCGGGCTCGATCTGTTGCCGGCGCGCGCGCGCGAAGGTGTTTTCGATGGTCAGTTGAATCGCCTCGGTAGCTCCCTCGGCGCCATGTCCCAATCCTGTGTCGAGCAACCGCCCGAGTGGGTCCCCCCGCTTGAGGATCAACAGACCGCAGCGCATCTGGGCGAGCGGGTGGCGCGACTGGCGCAGCGGATGGCTTGA
- a CDS encoding antibiotic biosynthesis monooxygenase: MPDFQTLKKPGPEETVTLIVKHRVKAGFEQPYEAWLRNIVSVAGREEGHLGVDVMRSQQGGLALFTCVLRYCSTDAMQRWLDSPQRQALIDEAAPMLADGDQTEVNAANEFWFTPTAEAGSPPPRWKQAVVTLLVILPHTLLVPLIWGPLLQLNAFLSNYVVATFLITLTIVVSVVYVFMPPVTRLFAPWLEAGQSHKHPESNANPPR; this comes from the coding sequence ATGCCTGATTTCCAGACCCTGAAAAAACCGGGACCCGAAGAAACCGTGACGCTGATCGTCAAGCACCGGGTCAAGGCCGGTTTTGAGCAGCCATACGAAGCCTGGCTGCGCAATATCGTTAGCGTGGCGGGGCGTGAAGAAGGGCATCTGGGCGTGGATGTGATGCGCAGCCAACAGGGTGGACTCGCACTGTTCACCTGCGTGCTGCGTTATTGCTCGACCGACGCGATGCAGCGCTGGCTCGACTCGCCGCAGCGTCAGGCGCTGATCGACGAAGCCGCACCAATGCTCGCCGACGGCGACCAGACTGAAGTCAATGCGGCCAATGAATTCTGGTTCACGCCGACGGCCGAGGCCGGTTCACCGCCACCGCGCTGGAAGCAGGCCGTGGTCACGCTGCTGGTGATCCTGCCGCACACCTTGCTGGTGCCGCTGATCTGGGGGCCGCTGCTGCAACTCAATGCCTTTCTCTCCAACTACGTGGTCGCCACGTTCCTGATCACCCTGACCATCGTGGTGTCGGTGGTCTACGTGTTCATGCCGCCCGTGACCCGTCTGTTCGCGCCGTGGCTGGAAGCCGGTCAGTCACACAAACACCCCGAATCCAATGCCAACCCGCCACGCTGA
- a CDS encoding LysR substrate-binding domain-containing protein, translating into MNRNDLRRVDMNLLVIFEALMFEKNLTRVAEKLFMGQPAVSAALGRLRDLFDDPLLLRNGRGMEPTARALAILRELQPAMDVISGAVSRAKEFDPATSCDVFRIGLSDDAEFGLFPPLLRQLQEEAPGIVVVVRRANYLLMPTLLASGEISVGVSYTTDLPANAKRKKLRDIPCKVLRGDNRPGPLTLDEYCERPHAMVSFSGDLSGNIDVDLAKVGRCRRVVLGVPQFSGLRALLAGTEMIATVPDYAACALVEGCALRAEDPPFPIDAAQLSMAWSGVHDNDPAEKWLRSRISQFMSVALDIPVA; encoded by the coding sequence ATGAACCGTAACGATCTGCGCCGCGTCGACATGAACCTGCTGGTGATATTCGAAGCGCTGATGTTCGAAAAGAACCTGACCCGCGTCGCCGAAAAACTGTTCATGGGCCAACCGGCAGTGAGCGCGGCGCTGGGCCGCTTGCGCGATCTGTTCGACGATCCGTTGCTGCTGCGCAACGGTCGGGGCATGGAGCCGACAGCCCGGGCACTGGCGATTCTTCGGGAGCTGCAACCGGCGATGGACGTGATTTCCGGCGCGGTCAGTCGGGCCAAGGAGTTCGATCCGGCGACCAGTTGCGACGTGTTCCGCATCGGCCTGTCGGATGACGCCGAGTTCGGTCTGTTCCCGCCGCTGCTGCGCCAGTTGCAGGAAGAGGCGCCGGGGATCGTGGTCGTGGTGCGCCGTGCCAACTACCTGCTGATGCCGACGCTGCTGGCCTCCGGGGAAATTTCCGTCGGCGTGAGTTACACCACCGATCTGCCGGCCAACGCCAAGCGCAAGAAACTGCGCGACATTCCCTGCAAGGTTCTGCGTGGCGATAACCGCCCAGGCCCGCTGACCCTCGACGAATATTGCGAGCGGCCTCACGCGATGGTGTCGTTCTCCGGCGATCTGAGCGGCAACATCGACGTGGACCTGGCCAAGGTCGGCCGCTGCCGCCGCGTGGTGCTCGGCGTGCCGCAGTTCAGCGGTTTGCGCGCGCTGCTGGCGGGCACCGAGATGATCGCCACCGTGCCGGATTACGCCGCGTGTGCGTTGGTCGAAGGCTGTGCGTTACGGGCTGAGGACCCACCGTTTCCGATTGATGCCGCGCAGCTGTCGATGGCGTGGAGCGGGGTGCATGACAACGATCCGGCGGAGAAATGGCTGCGGTCGCGGATCAGTCAGTTCATGTCGGTGGCGCTGGATATTCCAGTTGCCTGA